One segment of Drosophila ananassae strain 14024-0371.13 chromosome 3R, ASM1763931v2, whole genome shotgun sequence DNA contains the following:
- the LOC26514866 gene encoding C-type lectin 37Db → MASRVLLGCALLVFFVGLEAQQCPSQFTRVGNKCYYVSLNKTNWHVAYRSCRKLGAELVIFDNEQDKLNTTVYLKTLGLQFTDQWRHSVWVGINCLGNRRNFRSGKTGDIVPYMPWVPREPNNASPEEDCVGFANYNNAYGYHDIECKVEFPYVCEIPEINITEDYLCLKRDLFLEARL, encoded by the exons aTGGCAAGTCGTGTTCTTCTGGGTTGCGCGCTTTTAGTTTTCTTTGTTGGATTGGAGGCACAACAATGTCCTTCTCAGTTCACTCGTGTGGGGAACAAATGCTATTACGTATCTTTGAATAAG ACCAATTGGCATGTGGCTTATCGAAGCTGTCGAAAGCTCGGAGCCGAGCTTGTGATTTTCGATAATGAGCAGGACAAGCTCAATACAACCGTATATCTCAAGACATTGGGACTACAGTTCACCGATCAATGGCGCCATTCCGTGTGGGTCGGAATCAATTGCCTTGGAAACCGTCGAAACTTCCGATCAGGCAAGACTGGAGACATTGTACCCTATATGCCTTGGGTGCCCAGGGAGCCGAACAACGCTTCTCCTGAGGAGGATTGTGTGGGTTTCGCCAACTATAACAATGCCTATGGATACCATGACATCGAGTGCAAAGTAGAGTTTCCTTATGTGTGCGAGATTCCAGAAATTAATATTACAGAAGACTATCTTTGTCTTAAGCGTGATCTTTTTTTGGAAGCTCGTCTTTAA
- the LOC6498627 gene encoding cilia- and flagella-associated protein 20: MFRSAYQKGFLTVLYSVGSSPLNNWSSYTKNGYIKRIYDEDIKSLVLEIMGSNVSTTFIHCPSECKEQLGIKLPFLVLLIKNMHKYFCFEVKIQDDQRFMRRFRVSNFQSKTSVKPFCTAMPMGMSPGWNQIQFNLADFTRRAYGSNYLETVSLQLHANVRIRRIYFADKLYTEAELPNEYRLMGKPKDLKKPEKQFKVQATARPPSPLNTARGEGGPAKSEPEPTASAPSAPSEPEPVPQKAPSPPASAPSEPAAEEPPPQTDAPTEEVAY, translated from the exons ATGTTTCGCTCCGCTTACCAGAAGGGCTTCCTCACTGTACTCTACAGCGTGGGTAGCTCACCGCTGAACAATTGGTCCTCCTAT ACCAAAAACGGCTACATCAAACGCATTTACGATGAGGATATCAAGTCCCTGGTGCTGGAGATTATGGGCTCGAATGTGTCCACAACATTTATACACTGCCCCAGTGAGTGCAAAGAGCAGCTGGGCATAAAGCTTCCCTTTTTGGTGCTTTTGATCAAGAATATGCACAAGTATTTCTGCTTCGAAGTCAAG ATACAAGATGACCAACGCTTTATGCGTCGCTTCCGAGTGTCCAACTTTCAGAGCAAGACGTCCGTGAAGCCCTTTTGCACGGCAATGCCCATGGGAATGTCCCCTGGTTGGAATCAGATCCAGTTCAACCTGGCCGACTTTACGCGCCGTGCTTACGGGTCAAACTACCTGGAGACCGTTTCGCTGCAACTGCATGCCAACGTTCGGATCAGACGCATCTACTTTGCCGACAAACTCTACACGGAGGCGGAACTTCCCAATGAATACCGCCTTATGGGCAAGCCCAAGGACCTCAAAAAACCGGAGAAACAGTTCAAGGTCCAAGCCACTGCTCGTCCACCATCTCCGCTGAATACGGCCCGCGGCGAGGGCGGTCCTGCCAAGTCCGAGCCAGAGCCCACTGCGAGCGCGCCTAGTGCGCCCAGCGAGCCAGAGCCAGTGCCACAGAAGGCGCCATCGCCGCCAGCCTCAG
- the LOC6496901 gene encoding C-type lectin 37Db: MASRVLLGCSLLAFFVGMEAQQCPPQFTRVGKKCYYVDLTKANWHVADRSCRKLGAELVVFDNEHDMLLTIGYLKKLGIPFADEWRHSVWVGINCLGNRRNFRSAKTEDIVPYMPWVPRQPDNFSPEEDCVGFANYNNAYGYHDIECKVEFPYVCEIPEINVPEDYFCLKRELFLEARI; this comes from the exons atGGCAAGTCGTGTTCTTCTGGGTTGCTCGCTTTTAGCTTTCTTTGTTGGAATGGAGGCACAACAATGTCCGCCTCAGTTCACTCGTGTCGGGAAAAAATGCTATTACGTGGATTTAACAAAG GCCAACTGGCATGTGGCTGATCGAAGCTGTCGAAAGCTCGGAGCTGAGCTAGTGGTCTTCGATAACGAGCATGACATGCTCCTTACAATCGGATACCTCAAGAAATTGGGAATTCCGTTCGCCGATGAATGGCGCCATTCTGTGTGGGTGGGAATCAATTGCCTCGGAAACCGTCGAAACTTCCGATCAGCCAAGACTGAAGACATTGTACCCTATATGCCATGGGTGCCCAGGCAGCCAGACAACTTCAGCCCTGAGGAGGATTGCGTGGGTTTCGCTAACTATAACAATGCCTATGGATACCATGACATCGAGTGCAAAGTGGAGTTCCCTTATGTGTGCGAAATTCCAGAAATTAATGTTCCAGAGGACTATTTTTGCCTTAAGCGTGAACTTTTTTTGGAGGCACGTATTTAA
- the LOC6498626 gene encoding replication termination factor 2, with the protein MGCDGGTIPRRDELVRVKQKPEQKDKDAEREFRWRHCSLTQQSLQEPIAMCGMGRLYSKQSLIEHLLEKEKMPEAAAHIKSLKDIKQLQLTPNPAFTEEDKTEGLLDTRHAPYICKLIGLEMSGKFRFVALWSCGCVMSERALKQIKGNSASTCPLCQKPYSVEDVVVLNGNEEDLELMRVKMEMRAAKRKSSKKDKKEAKKTEIKTEKPEEESSEPVVASTSKSAAEKPSTSSKVKAVVNPKRLGAVNAMQDPELKRLKTDFSVAKDPKASDVYKSLFTSHKTEKEQDRAHWITYNPFYN; encoded by the exons ATGGGATGTGATGGCGGAACTATTCCCAGGCGCGACGAGCTGGTGCGCGTGAAACAGAAGCCTGAACAA AAAGACAAGGACGCTGAACGAGAATTCCGGTGGCGTCACTGCTCCCTGACCCAGCAAAGCCTGCAGGAACCAATTGCCATGTGCGGCATGGGCAGGCTGTACTCCAAGCAGAGCCTAATCGAACACCTGCTGGAAAAGGAAAAGATGCCAGAGGCGGCAGCGCACATTAAGAGCTTAAAGGATATTAAGCAGTTGCAGCTGACTCCAAATCCAGCCTTCACCGAGGAGGACAAGACAGAGGGACTACTGGACACACGCCATGCACCCTACATCTGCAAGCTAATCGGCTTGGAAATGTCCGGAAAGTTCCGTTTCGTGGCTCTTTGGAGCTGCGGCTGTGTGATGTCCGAGCGCGCTTTGAAGCAAATCAAAGGGAACTCGGCCAGTACTTGTCCCTTGTGCCAAAAGCCCTACAGTGTCGAGGATGTGGTGGTGCTCAATGGCAACGAAGAGGATCTTGAGCTGATGCGCGTCAAGATGGAAATGCGAGCCGCCAAGCGAAAGTCCTCCAAGAAAGACAAAAAAGAGGCCAAAAAAACTGAAATCAAAACAGAAAAGCCGGAGGAGGAGTCATCAGAGCCCGTAGTGGCCTCTACTTCTAAGTCTGCCGCTGAGAAGCCATCCACCAGTTCCAAGGTCAAAGCAGTGGTGAACCCTAAACGCCTGGGAGCCGTTAACGCCATGCAAGATCCCGAGCTGAAGCGTCTGAAAACCGACTTTAGTGTGGCGAAGGATCCGAAGGCCAGCGACGTGTACAAATCTCTGTTCACCTCTCACAAAACAGAAAAGGAGCAGGATCGTGCCCACTGGATAACTTACAATCCCTTTTACAATTAG